gcagtagATATCTATTGGTTgacaagatttttatttatattctactacaagCTAGCCTTCAGACTTCACATTGACAGACTGGAGTATTTAACTCCAGTGTGGTAGGTTGCATCTTAGTCGGATTTCCTACGATTACTGTTGCGGCCATGTTATTGGTCGTGCGTGGCCAATTAGTGCCCAAGGTCCCTAAAACTGcgtattttttaatcaataagaaagctagtaaataattaatttaaaactataatttctTGATGACAAAAGAGTCTTCCGAAATTTGGTAAAACTAgtttacttataattaaaacaagCCAGCCCTAATGGGCTGGCTTGTTTAATAACGCATGATAAGTTAGTACCTATGCCACTAGTTCAGGTATTTACTCAATATCCGTTTGAACGATTACAACAAAATGCAAATCgacaaaaacagagaaaacgaAAAACATCGTTTATTGCCTGTTTACTGGCAAAGGTACTTACCCATTCATCAGGTCAAGGTTTTAGGTTTTGCCTTTATTGTAATAGGTACGTCATAGAAACCACGTTCTCTAGCTTACGACAAGATGTTGCCAACCTATTCTTTAGTCAACCCAACGATGTAAGGGTCTGACTGCTATGATTTGTCGAGAAATTCGcctaaaattaataactgaCGACGTTAagctttaattgcttaaaagaaaatacaaaattttctcATAACTTATATTAcgaaatacatttattactgTAACTGTACATTAATTTTAAGAGTTTTTCAGTTAGGGGATGatccaaaaaataattaaccgATGTTGACGCAAACTCTTGTTTGAAAAAATGCTCACCGTTTATCGCACGATCATTTACAAATTTTGTatatacgcattaaaagtgtCTACTAAgggtctatttgaataaagtaaaatttgtcTTGGACTATTTTGCTAACATGGAGCCGGAGCCGGAGCAAcaatactgtatttttttaaaactgaattataataatataagcaagCATACATTCGTACATAAAGTCACAATATATTgttgctttttttaataatataatttttatttcggcataaacttctttttatttatttctatatcttAAGTTCGGAAGATTGGCGTTCTTTAACTGAACTGCGGTCGGAAAACACctcattactttaaaaatagtaaattttacCACCTTATTACTTTGAtagtagtaaaatatacaaaaagcgAAGTCAGAACAGCCAATcgtatgttgtaattttttcatttcatttttttaggaCAGTCAGAGATTGTCAATTACCATACagccgaatatttttttttatagataatcgACGTTTACGAATTAAACGTAAGCCGATCATATAGGCACAAGATAGACACatttaatggttttattttccTCTTGAGTATAGAgcttcatatattttaataaatcttcgtgaattttaagctatttaacgcagtgaaaataattttttacaagtaggtatactaaataatggaaaaaaatctgTTTCCAAACTATTATTCAGCTACAACAAGAATCTAGAGCCGAAAAATAGTTATGGCACGTTTCCcgccaaatataaaattaacactaCCCGTTTATTAAGATAGGTaccttcttctttttggtttattggttctgcgcgctgagcgCTGATTGACTAGGtacctaaaaactaaaaaatattgctaGGCTGTGTGAccaatgatctttgcctgtcctgaaGCAATAACAACAAACATTGTATGAAGTGGCGCGATGAAAAAAACGTGAAAACTTTTTCATAGTTTTTTGATATCATTCTTTTTCTTTACGATCGATATGAAAAGATAATGTTCAAATCGGGAACACACCCCATTCTCAACCTCAAACTATATACGCCCTCCCTACGTTCGTGCGTAAAAATATCTCGTGTGAGGATGGGGTGTTTTCAGTCTCGTCAACAACCTACTTTTACCTGTAAGCCCTTGGTGGTAAATTATAACACAGTTTCTGATTTTAGCGGGATACCCTGTTAGCCGTATTGCAGTTATACCTATTAAGCAACGGAACGTTTAAATGTCAGTAAGTAACCTTTAATCAACACAAGCCTAgggaaaattctaaaatttcatAGATTCCCTTATTGCCCCCatcggggattgaacccgggacctccccaCAAAACACCACATCAAGGAAGGTCGTGTATTAATGTAAGAAGCttcatattttatacattcATTATCCATTAACATGGAAACAGCACTGTCCCAGAGCTGTACAAGCACTGTCCAAGCACTGTCCCAGTGCTGTTTCCATGCCTGCTCTCTCGTATCAAATGGTTTTAGAATATATGCCCACCACGATActccaatgcagattggtgggctaTGTGACTGATATATCCATtactgtatatacatataaagctTTTATTACAATTGCATACATTCGAACgcatatattaaattttttgtcataGCAGTAAGTTAGTCTCTCTACTATATTAAAACAAAGGATTGCTTTTATTCGGATTTGTAGCACAGAAGCGGAGCCGTGGCCAGTGACTAAAGTGCGTTTATTACAAATGTTCGTCTTAACCACCGCACTTGATCTTGATGAAAAAGTGCAAAAATATACCTTTGTATCCGATTGTTCTAATCTTGAAAAAGCACTCGGAAATCGTTCTAGgagaattaaataatatagcCTTTATTACATTCGCACGGCTTCGCAGCAAAGACAATGTTAGCGAAATTATTCATAGAGATTGCTTGGAGGAACAAACATACTTAAAAACGGACATCGAATGCTTTTTAGTCCGAAAATAGCGGCTGTTCCCGAGGGatcaaaaacattataaacaaagtaagtagttatatatgtatctgcctatataaattatgtataattacCTTCATCGGCATCTTCAACAAGGACAAGTGCTCGGGGCTGCAATTCCTTTGACAGTTAGTAAGGTGTTTAAAGAAATTAAGGTAACTAAGCGAGGCATTTTTACTTTGAACAGTTAAAACATCACAGTAGGTTATACGATAAATTTTTAGGTACTCGAGAATAGTTCATAAACCTATGCACACTAGTGAGTACATAAAagagaattttaaattatttgaatatatatataatatatatatatatatatatatatatatgtacattagTGAGCAACTGGTGAGCAACTggtgagtttcttgtcggcttcttcttggtagaatcagATACACTTATAGTTTTAAAAGtgcatatttagaatttttttaactggagagattttttttaaattctattattcAGACATCCACGATTAGTTCAATGCCGAACATGTTTCGTAACCTACGAGTACAGCGATCTCTCaacgatattttatttcagtaaaataaTACCACAAAAGCTGCACAACCACAGATTTTACTAAAGCCACATTTTAGTGAAATGACAATCAacacgtaaacttttacagaaTTCTCATTTGACAAGATTTAAACGTTCTTATCTCTCGTTcttaaattaactttaaacttgCTCGTTGAGGAAAAAGATAATATATCTATTTGATGTTGTCGGCGTAAAAAATGTTGACAACGCTTTTCTTATGTGTGCTTGGAGCGGACGTCTTATCTACCTCAGCTTCCGGAGTCAATGTCTTTTTTGATACGATCGTAAGGTGGACTCAAGCAATAAATTTTTAGCTCTTATGGTTTCAAACATAAGGCCTATATTATTTCAACGACGACCCGGTACCTGTCATTGAGAAAGCCTCTACGGTGAAGTAATTTCCtgtctataataattattattattagttaccattgaataccatattttttccattgtcctaaaataattttgtaatattatagatATGATAAATAATCTAAAAGTACATGACAACAATTCTATTGTTTAAAGGTATAATTCCATTATATACAACCTTACTCTGGTTCAACTCTatgatatttttgaaattaattatttgcaattaataatgatgataaataaataaataaataaataaataaactacgacaagaTAGGCGAGGCGAACCTATCaactatttttatacatatgtaTCTAAAATTCAAAGTCCTATATAACTGATATATCAACGCACAGCCTAAATTCCACCCAAAAACGCAGGGGGGCATTATAAAATTATCAGTAAATTTCATTGGACTAAATAATTGAATGAAAAGTAGGTATCGAAACTATATAAGACTAAAATTCACAAAGTCCTACCCAATCCGTCCCTATTAAGAGCTGATTTTACCGTTTGAGGAACTAACTTTAATAAAACCATGTTTTGCTATACGTTCAAATGTAAAAACTGCAGCGTAAGAACCCAGTTTTACGTATAAACTGTGCTAAGGTAGCGCTTAGTTCTTACCGTGCAATCTAGCCTGCGTagtaaatactttaataatagaattatttataactacctTTTTGCAAttaagtatgtattttattactagaTTAAAGGAAAGACAATGGAAACACTGCATTAGTTATATAATCgccttgtttattattttcccattttacctctaaaattcttattttttcaaCATAAAATATTCACATACATTATCTTACATCAAATAACATTTACCGTGCATTACATTAATAATACAGTATAGTAACACACATCATTGTATTACTTTAGAGGGAAAATTTCTTTGGATATTTTGCTTTCTTAGTCATATTacttttgactttattatttatgtaacatcTATTCAGAATATCAACATTCAGGATATAATACATTCAGTATAACATTAATCATTTGGCGATCTTACATAATACCGTTCCATATCACGTAATAACTTACTGTTACTGCTTTCAACTAATCAGTCGTGGATCCTACATATCAGGACCCAATGTAACTTTCcactaattattaataaattattatattataatacaaaatctaTTTCGCCATCTTTTACACATACGACTTTGTAGGCCATAATTCGCcatgaaatttaaattgtagCACACTCGTTAATGGTAATCGCTAACATCAAATTTTAACGTCCCAAACACATTTCGGGCGGCAACGATCCGAATGCCATAGATAATTAGGGCCttggtaatttatttacaatattcacaTTTAGAGAACACTTATCACCCTATACATCAGTAGCACAGCCATCTTGGAAGCCGTCATCAGCGGGCCTTTTGATAGTAAGAACTCGTTTGAGCGCCGATACTGGCGGAAGTACCGGTGGTGCACGCTGCCACACTCGGAGCGTGCATCCTCCCACTGGTAATCCATAATCTGCTGGATATGGGGCATCCCCTGGACCAGCATTTGCAGTTGAAATCGCATGTGATCGCGGAAATGTCCGGCTCATGTATCCCAACTCTTCCTGCGATCCACTTACACTACTATTTTCAATTATTGGTGTTCGATCATTGTAATACGCGGGTATCGCCGAACTAATTGCACGGGCCAAGTTGTTAGCTTGATTCATCTTGATTTGATCCCAAAGTCCAGACGGGTATAAAGAATCGGAGGTCTCTCTAGCATATTCCCCACTTCCTGGACGAATAACGCATTCTGGCCTTGTATCGTTAATGAGATCGGGATTGATTCCAGCAGGTGCAGTTGGAGAAACTACCACTGGTCCTCCCGTAGTGACCAAACTTCCTCGACCTTCGTAGTGATTTGTTGTATAAGGTATGTCACTTGCCCTCGGTGGTTTCAAGATCGGATTACTCTTTCCATCATCATAGCTCGGAGAGTCTTGTCTATCCAAAACAGCTACATGCGGTCTATCAGTTACAGTTGGGTGCACCTCATTTCCCGATACAACTCTATCTAGAGTGTTTGGTGTTTTACTTTCACATGCTGGTGCGGGGCGAAATCTAACAAACGTAATCAGTAAACCAAGTGAGATcacaattataactaaaaacaaTGCTGCTCCGAGACTTGCTATTTGAGCGCTTCCCAAAGATGCCATTCCTGCAGACATCTGAGTGACATGTACTGTAAAGTTAGCTTCCACATTGCCTGCTTTGTTTTCGGCTACACAAAAAAACTCAGTTGAATCGGATTCTTGAGTATTAGTAAGAACAAGTGTTGATTTCTTTTTGATTTCACCAGCttcgaaaatataaattttttggtGTGAATTAAAGTTCGTCCCATTTTGTAACAAGCGCCCGTTCCAGTACCAATTAATGTTGGCACTTGGCATGGCTTCTGCTCTACATACAAGGGTTGCATTTTCACTGACAGATGCCTCCACATATCTGGTTACATGTAGAATTTCTGGCTTACAGGCAAATTCTTCCAAGGACAGGTCTGAAAACGATTTATATGCTAAACGAGTTGGCGACGCGCAACTAggctttgtaaataatttatgtttcgAGAGCCACATTTTGAGATCACGAAGCCGACAGTCACAAGTCCATGGATTATCCGACAAATCAATAACCcttaatttttcatttctttccAGGGATGACAGAGGTAGATCTCGCAAATGATTACTGTTCAATTTCAGAGATTCTAATGAGTGCAAGTTTCTGAACACGTCAGCTGCTATTTCTCGAATTTCACATCCTGataaatcaattttaactacGCTTCCGATATTACTGAGAGCATCTGAATGTAGTTTTAAAATAGGATTGTTGGACAGCGTCAGATCTCTAAGAAACGGAGCATCTTTGAAGCTATTAGAAGGTATTTGAGTTAGTAAATTATAAGATAGGTCTAGCTCAACTAAATTAGTCAAGCCCTTAAAAGCGCGTTCGTTTATTTGGCCTATATTACAACTACGTAAGTACACTCGTTGAAGGTTAACAAGTCCAGTTTTTGCAAAAGCTTCCTGAGGTagaatttgtaaattatttccTGATAGATCCAGTACTTGCGTAGCAGGATCCACCGGTTCAGGAACAGTGATAAGCGCCCGATCCACACACTCTACAGTCTGCTTTCCACCCTTCCACTTGCACATACACACTGCAGGACAAGATCCAGGGGGAGCACTCCCAGCTGTAATTGTTTTTGATACCGCCACAACCACTGCCACTATTAGCCACTTCATGTTTGGTGTTTTTAAAGTTCACTGTTCACACAACATATGTCgaaaaaaagtctttattttttatcactatcCTCGTAAATTGTCAAAACTTTTAATGTTTacacgtttattattttgtccAAACAGTGATACCGTATCACATCTCTACTCGAGAAAGTTGGTGCGCGACACATGACGGCACAGCAACCGCTCGCGACGGTTGTAAGTCAACTGAGAGGGAGGGATCGTCTGAGTGAAAAGCGCTCGACGCATGCGCTCCGACGACACCCCGCGCCCCTCTCTGCGGCTTATCCTCGGCCACCGAGTTGAGTAGCTCTACTCAACGTGTTGAAAGAATTCCAAAAGTGTAATTTTCTACCTGGCTGTGACCGCAGCCGACAATCCGCCTCGCCTGCCCGTCACGTTCATTCATAAATACCTGAGCCGGTGTGGCAGCGGGAGCGATATTTTCAATACGGCTCGAGATATAACAATGCCACGCTCGCTCGCCTCTGGCACGCAAGCCGCTTCGATTGTTATACCGTACCATTTTTTATAAGATCACGTTGAGACAGTCACAGGTATGGGACAAATTAACAATGAAAACTTGTATTCCTTGGCAGGTAAAAGGAAGAAAGGTACAGGATGTGCGACAAAGAATCTACCAAGAAACAGTCTCTCATTCATGATTtcctcaaattttattttaccgtaatttattatttagtttgtaaCTAATGAGTAAGAAATACAATAGATTATTTTACAAGAGCCCAGTTGTAGTAATCATTGATCAAATTAACAGGCAACTTCGTATACCTTATTAATACATATCGATGAAAATATGTAGTCAATAATCgagtgataatttatttttattaaattagtatcTGTGTTTGGTATTGAGTTAATTGAGGGGTAAATCCATTGTCCATCCACCTATCTACCTaccaagtaaaaaaaacttttcattgATCATAGATTGGCAAGTTTTACTAAAACCATACAACGTATCTGCAAAATGATAAACGGTAATGAAACGATTACAGGTGGTATTTCAAATTACCGTTGTGCGTAGTTTAAGTGACCACCATCTTAAATCTACTTTAGTAGTAACTAACTTCTTTAGttctatattatatagattacGTAGGTAGTTGGCGTATTTATTCATTACgtgtaactattttattttcattaactgTATATAGTTTTACTTTTTACGTTAGTTATTGCTAAAATTGCAGAAAGAACCTAGTAATGCTTATGACATTCGATAAGTTTtgacctttttttataaatgtggtATAACGTCGACAGGATAATACAGTATTTTGACACACTTCAATTGACAGCACTTTTCAAACGACAGAGTGTGTAAAAATACTGCAActgttccgacgttatgccacgtttattaataaggcccttTGGGTACCAACGAAATATAATTATGGTGTGAAGTAGTAATCGAGGCGCTAGTAAgaattgctttttatttatactgataGAACTACCTACGGTCGGTACAGCTGACGCTAAACCTTAATTGTTAACCGTAACGTTTTATTATGAGGTAGGATAGTATGCAAAACATTTAGCAACTTCAACTGTCACCTCAGAACTATGCTACTTcgctaaaaacattaaaattaaaagtttttaattcgTATATCTAGTTTCTatgcttactctataagcactttggaaTCGTTAgcactgtttgtagtgactctatcaaaGTTAGTATAACCTAGAAAATACCTAATACAATTATCTCTGTAGGTAGTCAGGTACCCACGGACGGAGCTTCTATTTAGGTGCCATTCCGAACCACCCACACACACATTGAGGCATTTTTATGAGCTTTAGAACAGATTTTTATCAGATGCGTcttagatatattaaaaaagataatgaatttatcttcttttgcttttaattttaaaattgattatacAATAACATTCTTATGGTCACATAAACAAGCGAAGCGAATAAGTGTTGGTCATCTATACTTTGTCCAACGCTTATAACATTCCGATCCGCTAGTAGCCCATCACTGTTAGTCTGCAAACAAGattgtaaattatatatctCTCTTGAATTTAATGATCAAAAGCATGTCGGAATATGCACAAGGTAGGGTTCAGTAGTAATgttaataaagaaaacatataAACGTACCGTTACCCAAAATTACTTAATAGGTACAACGCAACATGGTCGAAATCGATTAattattcttaataattaaaataaaatacttaataccaCTTTATCTTgttattataaacgtaaaatatataaagcttcAGTTCTTCTAGAGCCGTTTCTTCAATCGTCAAATAACTTTCAACTGAGAAAAGAATGTCAAATTGTTTCCTCGTTTAAAACTTttgacagttttattttttatacaggaAATCTATCAAAGCGTCAAATTAATTCGTCAGTTGAAATCTATTTGATAGTAAAAGAAAACCGAGGAATtcattttttaaagaataataagaAGTGAATTAACCAGAAGTTAGTGATCTGAAATAAAGCAACATATTAAACAACTGTTGTGATTCTTGCCAGCTCAATTTTCGGTGGAATCTAACTTCCAAACCAGTGGTACAGCATCTACAAACCGACATActagatgtttcaaaagtgcttataagaaaggcctacttgaaataaataaattttgaatttcatgcCTTTTATAAATACTGTTAAAAAAGTATCGGTTAGTAATTTCACAAGTAGGTACACTAATTTACACCCAATAACAGATTTAATTT
The genomic region above belongs to Pararge aegeria chromosome 11, ilParAegt1.1, whole genome shotgun sequence and contains:
- the LOC120627759 gene encoding leucine-rich repeat, immunoglobulin-like domain and transmembrane domain-containing protein 2, with the translated sequence MKWLIVAVVVAVSKTITAGSAPPGSCPAVCMCKWKGGKQTVECVDRALITVPEPVDPATQVLDLSGNNLQILPQEAFAKTGLVNLQRVYLRSCNIGQINERAFKGLTNLVELDLSYNLLTQIPSNSFKDAPFLRDLTLSNNPILKLHSDALSNIGSVVKIDLSGCEIREIAADVFRNLHSLESLKLNSNHLRDLPLSSLERNEKLRVIDLSDNPWTCDCRLRDLKMWLSKHKLFTKPSCASPTRLAYKSFSDLSLEEFACKPEILHVTRYVEASVSENATLVCRAEAMPSANINWYWNGRLLQNGTNFNSHQKIYIFEAGEIKKKSTLVLTNTQESDSTEFFCVAENKAGNVEANFTVHVTQMSAGMASLGSAQIASLGAALFLVIIVISLGLLITFVRFRPAPACESKTPNTLDRVVSGNEVHPTVTDRPHVAVLDRQDSPSYDDGKSNPILKPPRASDIPYTTNHYEGRGSLVTTGGPVVVSPTAPAGINPDLINDTRPECVIRPGSGEYARETSDSLYPSGLWDQIKMNQANNLARAISSAIPAYYNDRTPIIENSSVSGSQEELGYMSRTFPRSHAISTANAGPGDAPYPADYGLPVGGCTLRVWQRAPPVLPPVSALKRVLTIKRPADDGFQDGCATDV